Proteins found in one archaeon genomic segment:
- a CDS encoding NAD-dependent epimerase/dehydratase family protein, producing MKVLITGASGMVGRNLVSYFESKGVHALPTDLSGWDTSGDLLDKEFVFNRLGSMEFDAIIHLAAITEIKKTIEEPRLCFEVNCVGTLNMLELAHRKKVNRFLCASSANVFGAPKANPVTEDSPFDPRVPYDYSKVICESLASSFHKTKGLPVAVTRSWLLFGEYDQPSRATIRFIRACLKDEPLTLFNEGKDTTSPTHALNFAKLALTILTEEKAIGQAFNFGGERPVTIRELAETVKELTASKSKLVLAPPRSDLEKDPQVSYPSLAKVEKLLGYSPELTLEAGLERTIEWVRKQT from the coding sequence ATGAAGGTCCTCATCACTGGGGCCTCAGGCATGGTGGGCAGGAACCTCGTCTCGTACTTCGAATCAAAGGGCGTCCATGCACTCCCTACCGACCTGTCAGGGTGGGATACCTCCGGCGACCTTCTCGACAAAGAGTTCGTGTTCAACCGTCTTGGTTCGATGGAGTTCGACGCCATCATCCATCTGGCCGCGATAACCGAGATCAAGAAGACCATCGAGGAACCTCGGCTGTGCTTCGAAGTTAACTGCGTCGGCACCCTCAACATGCTCGAGCTTGCGCACAGGAAGAAGGTGAACCGGTTCCTCTGCGCCTCTAGCGCCAACGTCTTCGGGGCTCCCAAGGCCAACCCAGTGACTGAGGATTCCCCCTTCGACCCGCGTGTCCCCTACGACTACTCCAAGGTGATCTGCGAGAGTCTGGCCTCAAGCTTCCACAAGACGAAGGGGCTCCCGGTCGCCGTGACAAGGAGCTGGTTGCTCTTTGGCGAATACGACCAGCCCAGCCGGGCCACGATCCGGTTCATCAGGGCCTGCCTGAAGGACGAGCCGCTCACGCTCTTCAACGAGGGCAAGGACACGACCTCTCCTACCCACGCCCTGAACTTCGCCAAGCTCGCTCTCACCATACTGACCGAAGAGAAAGCCATCGGCCAGGCCTTCAACTTCGGCGGTGAGAGACCCGTGACCATCAGGGAGCTCGCCGAGACCGTCAAAGAGCTGACAGCCTCAAAGTCCAAACTGGTCCTTGCCCCACCGAGAAGCGACTTGGAGAAGGACCCCCAAGTGAGCTACCCTTCCCTTGCGAAAGTCGAGAAGCTTCTTGGGTACTCTCCCGAGCTCACTCTTGAGGCTGGACTCGAGCGGACTATCGAGTGGGTCAGAAAGCAGACCTGA